The Candidatus Hydrogenedentota bacterium genomic sequence AAAGATGTCCACGATTATTGCCTGCGCAAACAACGGGAACTGCCCGAAGGCATGCAAATTGAACTTTGGGGCCGCTTCGCGCCGCTGCTGGAAAATCGCATCAATCTCTTAGTAAAAAATGGGTACTCAGGACTGCTCATCGTCTTCTTGCTGCTCTGGATCTTCCTCGATATTCGGCTGAGCTTCTGGACGTCCATGAATGTGCCCTTAGCTTTTGCCGGCACTTTTGTCGTCATGCATTATTATGGTGTCACCCTCAATATGATCACCATGTTCGGCATGGTCATGGTATTGGGTGTAGTCGTGGATAACTCGACCATCATCGGCGAAGCCATCTATGTGGCACGTAAGCGAGGCTTTCCGCCGGTACGCGCAGCGGTGGAAGGAGTCTCGGAAGTGGCGCTGCCCATCATTGCTTCCACGACCACAAACATGGTTACCTTTGTGCCGCTCCTTTTTATCCCGGGCTTTGTAGGGCGTTTGGCGAGCACCTTGCCAATTGTGACCATTGCGGCATTCACCTTCTCTCTCCTTGAATGCCTGTTTATGTTTCCTGCCCATCTAAACCATTTGCCCGACTTGAACGCTTCGCCCGAGAAAAAAAATGCACTCTCACGGATGGGCATCCTTTTCCACCAATACACCGATGGACTGCTTCAGAACTTTATCGAAAAAAGTTATCAGCCCTTTGTGAACTGGACTATCCGCTGGCGTTATGTCAATGCTTCCCTGGCGATTTGCGTTTTATTGTTGGCTGTGGGTATGTTTGCCGGCGGCTTCGTCAAAGTCGATTTCTTTCCGCTCATTGACGGCAACAGTATGTCGGCAGTAGTCGAATTTCCGAGCGGCACGACCATGGCAGTCGCTACAGCCGCTGTGGTTCGCATTGAAGAAGCGGCGCGGCGCCTGCAAGACAAGATGGAGACCGGAAGCGGCGCGCCCTTGCTCAACAACGTCTTTTCGCTCACAGGCGCCTACCTCGATGAACGGGGCCAAATTACGTTAGGAACCCATTTCGGCAGTGTCCGTGTGGAGCTGCTCGACTCGGTGGATCGCAATATCCATATCACGCAGATGATGGCGGCTTGGGAAAAAGAAATCGGTCAAATTAATGGCGCTATTGCGTTGACCATCCGAGGCGATGAAACGACGAGTCCGCCCGGGCGCCCTGTCGATATTTGGATGAAAGGCAAAGATCTGGATCAACTCGCTGCAGCGGCGCAGGAATTGAAAGACAAACTGTCCACCTATGACGGTGTCTATCAAATTAAAGACGATTTCCGGGTCGGCAAAAAAGAAATCAACCTCCGTTTAAAACCGGAAGCGCGCGCCTTGGGTTTGCATACCTACGATCTGGCGAAACATATTTTTACCGGCTATTTTGGCGAAGAATTAATGCGCGTACAACGGGGTGACAATAACCTGCGTATTCGGCTGCGCTATCCTGAAGAAGAACGGACCCAGCTCTCAGAATTGGAAAAAATCCGTATTCCTGTTTCTATGCCCCATCAAGGTGTCTTCACCACAACTGCCTTGAATGAGGCGAAGATGCGCCACGGACAAGGAGAAGCGGGGCTGCCCGCGCTGCCTGCAAAAGTGCAGGAAATCCCTTTGAGTTCGGTAGCGGAATTGGAATACAAGGCCGGGGTCTCCTCTATCCAACGCACCAACGGACAACGCCGTGTTGCCGTGTCCGCAGAGATCGATACATCCCACACCAATTCCAATGAAATCGTAGCGGAATTGAAAAGCGGCTTCCTTCAATCTTTGGTTCATCGTCATCCCGGCATCACCCTCTCCTTTGAAGGGGAACAACAGGATTTCCGCGAGGCACTGGATTATCTCGCTATCAGCTATCCCGTCGCGCTGCTCGGCGTATTCGTCTTGGTTGCCGCATCCTTCCGCTCGTACATTCAAACACTCGTCGTTATGATTGCCGTACCTTTCTGCGCTGCTGCTGCCCTTTTCGGGCATTGGCTCTTTGGTTTTGACATCAGCATCATGAGCATTTTGGGTATTGTTGCTTTGTCCGGGGTCGTGGTCAACGATTCCATTGTCCTCGTCGATTGCGTCAACAATTATGTGGCGGAAGGAGAAGACTTCTTCCAGGCCGTGGCTCGGGCGGGCTCGCGCCGGTTCCGCGCTATTTTCCTCACCACCATAACGACCGTAGGCGGCTTGGGCCCGCTCATGCTGGAACGAGATTCACAGGCGCAAATGCTGATTCCGATGGCGCTGTCCATGAGCTCCGGTGTCGCCTTCGGTATGATCGTTTCTTTATTGATTACCCCTTGTTCTTTATGTATTATTAACGATAGTCGCCGGGTGACACATTGGCTGATTCGCGGTCACTGGCCGACTCCTGAAGAAGTGGAGCCCGCGCGGTATCGGGATCTTATTGAGTAATCTATCACTTGGGCTGTTTGTAGGGTCATGATTTATTTTTACGAGTCGGCACAGCTATATCAAACCAATCAACAGAAGCACGGCACACCATTAATGCCGAAAATGCTGCTGCTCCTTTTCTGTCTCCTCATAACGCCTTTTCTCATGGCACAGCCCGCTCCCATGGAAATTGATACACTGCCGGATCTGGGCGCACCGCCCCCCGGTGATATCAGTCAACTCAACTTTTCCCATGACACAAGAATTGTTACGGAAGAAGCAGAAGATATTTCACCGGACGAAAATTTGGACAGCGAGGAAGAGCTTACAAGCGAGGAAGACACAGACCCTATACAGGCGGGTGACGACGGTGCGGAGGTTGAATCGAAGGAAAACGCTGCGACGCACACTGCTTCCGACACAGAAGAGAACAACGCGATCCAAATTCTTGATCTGGTCACGGCGCAACGCCGCGCTCTCGCACAAAATCCCTCCTTGGCAGCGGGTGCGGAGCGCGTAGAAAAGACGAAACAACTGGTCGCGAAGGCGCGCAGTCTCTACTTTCCTCAGATTGATCTATCCTACCGATATACCTTTACATGGCTGCCCTCCGATTACGTGGATCCGATCAATGAGCTTCTTGATGAAACGGAAGATGTCATTTCATCCGTGCGCCGCCAACTCTATCTCTATTACGCCACTACACGGGGCGTCACCTTGAGTAACCGACGCACGGTGCGAAATTACTTCAATAACGTGAACTCGCTCGTCGATACAGCCCGTGACTACGTAGACAATCCTTTGGAAAATGCTACCGCTAACCTGACCGCCGGCTGGCTGCTCTTTGATGGTTTCGCCAGAGAGTATCTCAACGCCATGGCGAAGCATGGCTACAGCGAGGCGCAAGCCTCTTACCGTGACGGTCAACGTATCCTCATTGATGCCGTTGCACAAGCCTATTACGGCGGTCAATATGCCCGTGAACAGATCGTCATTGCTGAGGCTGCCATTGTCTTTTTTGAACGCCTTGTGAAAGAAGCAGAAGCACGGCGCACTATCGGACGAGGCCCTACCAGCCACGTCCTGAATTTTCAAACTGCTCTGTATGCCGCTAAAGGGAATTTGCTCAAAGCGCAGCGTGAACATGAATTGGCACGTATCGCCCTCGCCGTGCTGATGGGTTCCCATGAAGCCTACTTGCCGGACACGATCCAGCTGGATCGCCTGGAGACGGAACAAGAAGAAACGAAAACGCTTCCCGACGGGGATGCCATGTTGGAACTTGCATATGCCTATAGACCGGATATTGAAGCGCACGAATACCATTTGAAACGGTCCCGAGCGGCTGTGCGCAGGGAATATGCCAGCTTTGCGCCGCAAATCGCCGCTTTTGCAAGCACCTCCACTTTTAACGTTAATCATACCGATTTCAACACAGATCGTATGCTGACTACGGTGGGGATCAACGCGTCCATGACCCTCTTCGCGGGAGGGCGTCGGAAAGCCGAATTGAAGGAAGCACGCCATGCCCGCCGCGAATCGGAATGGACCCTCGTTGAGGCTGAACGCAAAATGGCGGGAGAAGTGCAGCAAGCACTCCGTGATCTGAAAATGGCACATGAAGCGTTGACCCTAAATCTTGAGGCAGCTGATTGTGTGCAAAAAAATCGGGACTTGGTGGAAAAAGAATATCGCGCCGGCAAGGCAATGCTGGTACAATTAAATCAAGCACAGAATGATTATATGCAAGCCGCCGGTATGCTGGCACAGGCACGGGTGGCAGTGCAGCGCTGCTGGCAGGCTCTTCATCATGCCACCGGTGTTAGCCTTGCCCTATTAACCGGCGACCCTAAGGAGCTCTCAAATATCCTGTTAGAAGATACCCGGGGCGACACCGACCTCGATCCGGACAACCCTAAGGAGAACAAAGATGAATAAACGTTCTGCAACCGACATAATGGATTTTCTGTTTGATCTTTTCGACCTGTTGAATTTTATCATTGAGGTGTTTCGCAATTTAGGTGAATTGTTCAACCGTCATTAAAACAAGGCAGATGCTCTTGTTCTTTCACTGCGAGATAAAAACAGAACATGCTTGATATGTCAAGGAGTATTGGTAATGAAATATAAGTGGACAACGATTGCTTTAGCAAGTGTATTATCCCTCTTTGCATTGGGTCTGCTCTCCGGATGCCCGCCCAACGCATTTCATGTACTAACATTGATGGTGACGCCTATTGAAGGGGGAACCATTGCGCTCTCTCCGGATAAAGCGGTGTATTTCGCCGGCGATAAAGTGCTGCTTGAAGCCATACCCAACGAAGGATTTGCTTTCAGCCGTTGGAT encodes the following:
- a CDS encoding efflux RND transporter permease subunit → HITLDRIATIHDGFADDDIVTRFNGKNAAILHILKTDREDTLQIDKDVHDYCLRKQRELPEGMQIELWGRFAPLLENRINLLVKNGYSGLLIVFLLLWIFLDIRLSFWTSMNVPLAFAGTFVVMHYYGVTLNMITMFGMVMVLGVVVDNSTIIGEAIYVARKRGFPPVRAAVEGVSEVALPIIASTTTNMVTFVPLLFIPGFVGRLASTLPIVTIAAFTFSLLECLFMFPAHLNHLPDLNASPEKKNALSRMGILFHQYTDGLLQNFIEKSYQPFVNWTIRWRYVNASLAICVLLLAVGMFAGGFVKVDFFPLIDGNSMSAVVEFPSGTTMAVATAAVVRIEEAARRLQDKMETGSGAPLLNNVFSLTGAYLDERGQITLGTHFGSVRVELLDSVDRNIHITQMMAAWEKEIGQINGAIALTIRGDETTSPPGRPVDIWMKGKDLDQLAAAAQELKDKLSTYDGVYQIKDDFRVGKKEINLRLKPEARALGLHTYDLAKHIFTGYFGEELMRVQRGDNNLRIRLRYPEEERTQLSELEKIRIPVSMPHQGVFTTTALNEAKMRHGQGEAGLPALPAKVQEIPLSSVAELEYKAGVSSIQRTNGQRRVAVSAEIDTSHTNSNEIVAELKSGFLQSLVHRHPGITLSFEGEQQDFREALDYLAISYPVALLGVFVLVAASFRSYIQTLVVMIAVPFCAAAALFGHWLFGFDISIMSILGIVALSGVVVNDSIVLVDCVNNYVAEGEDFFQAVARAGSRRFRAIFLTTITTVGGLGPLMLERDSQAQMLIPMALSMSSGVAFGMIVSLLITPCSLCIINDSRRVTHWLIRGHWPTPEEVEPARYRDLIE
- a CDS encoding TolC family protein, which produces MPKMLLLLFCLLITPFLMAQPAPMEIDTLPDLGAPPPGDISQLNFSHDTRIVTEEAEDISPDENLDSEEELTSEEDTDPIQAGDDGAEVESKENAATHTASDTEENNAIQILDLVTAQRRALAQNPSLAAGAERVEKTKQLVAKARSLYFPQIDLSYRYTFTWLPSDYVDPINELLDETEDVISSVRRQLYLYYATTRGVTLSNRRTVRNYFNNVNSLVDTARDYVDNPLENATANLTAGWLLFDGFAREYLNAMAKHGYSEAQASYRDGQRILIDAVAQAYYGGQYAREQIVIAEAAIVFFERLVKEAEARRTIGRGPTSHVLNFQTALYAAKGNLLKAQREHELARIALAVLMGSHEAYLPDTIQLDRLETEQEETKTLPDGDAMLELAYAYRPDIEAHEYHLKRSRAAVRREYASFAPQIAAFASTSTFNVNHTDFNTDRMLTTVGINASMTLFAGGRRKAELKEARHARRESEWTLVEAERKMAGEVQQALRDLKMAHEALTLNLEAADCVQKNRDLVEKEYRAGKAMLVQLNQAQNDYMQAAGMLAQARVAVQRCWQALHHATGVSLALLTGDPKELSNILLEDTRGDTDLDPDNPKENKDE